In Centroberyx gerrardi isolate f3 chromosome 11, fCenGer3.hap1.cur.20231027, whole genome shotgun sequence, the following are encoded in one genomic region:
- the cldn7b gene encoding claudin-7-B, whose translation MANSGLQILGFALSLIGLIGLIIGTIMPQWKMSAYVGDNIITAVAMYQGLWMSCAFQSTGQIQCKVYDSILQLDSALQATRALMIVGIIVTAAGLGVACMGMKCTNCGGDDKTRKSRIAMAGGVILLIGALCAIIACSWFAHNIIQAFYNPFTPVNTKYEFGSAIFIAWAGAFLDVVGGGMLAASCPRSKSTPKYPISRPPSSTKEYV comes from the exons ATGGCCAACTCGGGTTTGCAGATTTTGGGGTTTGCCCTGTCGCTGATTGGATTGATTGGATTGATAATTGGCACCATCATGCCCCAGTGGAAGATGTCTGCTTATGTTGGGGACAACATCATCACAGCGGTGGCCATGTACCAAGGACTCTGGATGTCGTGTGCATTCCAGAGCACAGGCCAGATCCAATGCAAAGTCTACGATTCAATCCTGCAGCTTGACA GTGCCCTCCAGGCAACCCGCGCCCTCATGATTGTAGGTATCATCGTAACAGCGGCTGGACTGGGCGTCGCCTGCATGGGAATGAAGTGCACCAACTGTGGAGGAGATGACAAAACGCGCAAGTCTCGTATCGCCATGGCCGGTGGTGTTATCCTTCTGATTGGAG CCTTGTGTGCCATAATTGCCTGCTCTTGGTTTGCTCACAACATCATTCAAGCGTTCTACAACCCTTTCACCCCCGTCAATACCAA GTATGAGTTTGGGTCTGCCATCTTCATTGCCTGGGCTGGAGCATTCCTGGATGTAGTGGGCGGTGGCATGCTAGCAGCATCCTGCCCCAGGAGCAAATCTACGCCCAAGTACCCCATCTCCAGACCCCCCAGCAGCACCAAGGAATACGTTTGA